One Myxococcaceae bacterium JPH2 DNA window includes the following coding sequences:
- a CDS encoding penicillin-binding protein activator, with translation MEVLSASRRALVLALALLMSACPKAPTRTAGGTGGENPEGEPFPTRPSLEAKQDASADAALAQARATAQASSDKRKAAEAYLSVRKAYPATTASQEALYQAGVLFYESRDYVNARKSFNELLFENPLYPRADDAKHKLALSAMAVGAYRDAYQTLSSLAERAEGAEKEQLLKELSRAAEGAGLYSQALTMAVKDAGEAQGAEAQAQAVAKVEQLVEGRADFVDIARVADGLSPSNPAWPVLTFKLARIYYHLRDWTRLEETLQRFLREAPNSSFAPQARELLARATRRVEAKPKAVAVLLPMTGRYQPIGEAVLRGVQLALHGSDIELVVKDTQGDVNKTGQAMEQLAFDDGAIAALGPLLTEDTKRAALAAEELQVPLLTMSRQEGITDIGPYVFRNMLTNSAQARAIADYAMNVKGYKRFAVLYPNIPYGVELANEFWDEVLEHGGVMRGAENYAHDQTTFTSEAKKLVGRYYLDDRSDYAEAVRDVQGENLDAFRRRKAMEKARSGVEPIIDFEGLFIPDDWRRVSLVAPALAVEDIVTNACDPRDLERIRKTTGKKELKTVTLFGTNQWSSPKGRSGLPELLERGGKFVTCSVYVDGFFVDSQRPATRRFVKDYREAYREGGRDPGLLEAIGYDSARILRNIIEKQRPQTRADMRQALANLKDFEGATGKTSMNEKREAQKQLFLIAIDNKGVTEINVEKEKAAAGGSGT, from the coding sequence ATGGAAGTCCTCTCTGCTTCGCGCCGCGCGCTCGTCCTGGCGCTGGCCCTGCTGATGTCCGCCTGTCCCAAGGCACCCACCCGCACCGCTGGCGGGACGGGCGGCGAGAACCCCGAGGGCGAGCCGTTCCCCACCCGGCCCAGCCTGGAGGCGAAGCAGGACGCGTCCGCGGACGCGGCGCTCGCCCAGGCTCGGGCCACCGCGCAGGCCAGCTCGGACAAGCGCAAGGCCGCCGAGGCCTACCTGTCCGTGCGCAAGGCGTACCCCGCCACCACCGCGAGCCAGGAGGCCCTCTATCAAGCGGGCGTCCTGTTCTACGAGTCGCGGGACTACGTCAACGCGCGCAAGTCCTTCAACGAGCTGCTCTTCGAGAACCCGCTGTATCCGCGCGCGGATGACGCCAAGCACAAGCTGGCCCTCTCCGCGATGGCGGTGGGCGCCTACCGCGACGCGTACCAGACGCTCTCCAGCCTGGCCGAGCGCGCGGAGGGCGCGGAGAAGGAGCAGCTCCTCAAGGAACTCTCGCGCGCGGCCGAGGGCGCGGGCCTGTACTCGCAGGCGCTGACCATGGCCGTGAAGGACGCCGGCGAGGCCCAGGGCGCCGAGGCCCAGGCCCAGGCGGTGGCCAAGGTGGAGCAGTTGGTGGAGGGCCGCGCGGACTTCGTGGACATCGCGCGCGTGGCGGACGGGCTGTCTCCGTCCAATCCCGCGTGGCCGGTGCTGACGTTCAAGCTGGCGCGCATCTACTACCACCTGCGCGACTGGACGCGGCTGGAGGAGACGCTCCAGCGCTTCCTGCGCGAGGCGCCCAACAGCAGCTTCGCACCCCAGGCGCGCGAGCTGCTGGCTCGGGCGACCCGGCGCGTGGAGGCCAAGCCCAAGGCGGTGGCGGTGCTCTTGCCCATGACGGGCCGCTACCAGCCCATTGGCGAGGCGGTGCTGCGCGGCGTGCAGCTCGCGCTCCATGGCAGCGATATCGAGCTGGTGGTGAAGGACACGCAGGGCGACGTCAACAAGACGGGCCAGGCGATGGAGCAGCTCGCGTTCGATGACGGCGCCATCGCGGCGCTCGGGCCGCTGTTGACGGAGGACACCAAGCGCGCGGCGCTGGCCGCCGAGGAGCTTCAGGTTCCGCTGCTCACCATGAGCCGGCAGGAGGGCATCACCGACATCGGGCCCTACGTCTTCCGCAACATGCTGACCAACTCCGCGCAGGCGCGCGCCATCGCGGACTACGCGATGAACGTGAAGGGCTACAAGCGCTTCGCGGTGCTCTACCCGAACATCCCGTACGGCGTGGAGCTGGCCAACGAGTTCTGGGACGAGGTGCTGGAGCACGGCGGGGTGATGCGCGGCGCGGAGAACTACGCGCACGACCAGACCACGTTCACCAGCGAGGCCAAGAAGCTGGTGGGCCGCTACTACCTGGACGACCGCAGCGACTACGCCGAGGCCGTGCGCGACGTGCAGGGCGAGAACCTGGACGCGTTCCGCCGCCGCAAGGCGATGGAGAAGGCGCGCAGCGGCGTGGAGCCCATCATCGACTTCGAGGGCCTCTTCATCCCGGACGACTGGCGCCGCGTGAGCCTGGTGGCGCCGGCGCTGGCGGTGGAGGACATCGTCACCAACGCGTGTGACCCCCGCGACCTGGAGCGCATCCGCAAGACGACGGGGAAGAAGGAGCTGAAGACGGTGACGCTCTTCGGCACCAACCAGTGGAGCAGCCCGAAGGGGCGCTCGGGCCTGCCGGAGCTGCTGGAGCGCGGCGGCAAGTTCGTCACCTGCTCGGTGTACGTGGATGGCTTCTTCGTGGACTCGCAGCGGCCGGCCACGCGCCGCTTCGTGAAGGACTACCGCGAGGCGTACCGCGAGGGCGGGCGTGACCCCGGCCTGCTGGAGGCGATCGGTTACGACTCGGCGCGCATTCTGCGGAACATCATCGAGAAGCAGCGGCCCCAGACGCGCGCGGACATGCGGCAGGCGCTGGCGAACCTGAAGGACTTCGAGGGCGCCACCGGCAAGACGTCCATGAACGAGAAGCGCGAGGCCCAGAAGCAGCTGTTCCTCATCGCCATCGACAACAAGGGCGTCACCGAGATCAACGTGGAGAAGGAAAAGGCGGCGGCGGGAGGCTCGGGAACATGA
- a CDS encoding aspartyl protease family protein — protein sequence MKAGVGCLALVAGLALAQGCAHAPSVPPETLARLMETPRGYLAGPVAGLGGDTSVLNNQDFIWALDFSPEGGRVAYSRLGLKAYNLSVWSLTPEPRLLTDPDINAQQWDVEGVAFSPNGARVAAVSRDGSVRVFDATNGQVQGVFTTEEPLVSVAFHPSGRWLAMGSAQGLVSVVSVPELTFAAELRAHAGPVSALAFALDGTLYTGGWDKHVRAFRSSEQRVRADHARTRFVRQGGFAVVQGSIQGKAPVALALDARAPAVLLTTAAAGAAGINVAALTDSLSVPGALGTTVARLAHGQSLRFKSLAVDNVDVAICDACVPQGLQGVLGAPFTDRVEVSFDEAADEALLSLKGGAPSDAGAVATLVLEPRSDFSYEGHVNDVTVDARGARLGVAFSEEKAERSRTVYERERKNIEEPRGPWNAGALVDAATGQVLRKWERHHGVVSTAAISPDGRALASGGWDKSVYLFAEGQDAPLGERAFGWSVRRVRFSPDGQWLGVAAWTPQKATGNQESDPAAVLTGVRYVAPTVERREPPVAAQ from the coding sequence ATGAAGGCGGGCGTGGGGTGCCTCGCGCTCGTCGCGGGGCTGGCGTTGGCGCAGGGCTGCGCGCATGCGCCCTCGGTTCCTCCCGAGACGCTGGCGCGGTTGATGGAGACACCGCGCGGCTATCTGGCGGGCCCGGTGGCGGGACTCGGGGGTGACACCTCCGTGCTCAACAACCAGGACTTCATCTGGGCGTTGGACTTCTCGCCCGAGGGTGGCCGGGTCGCGTACTCGCGCCTGGGGCTCAAGGCCTACAACCTGTCCGTGTGGTCGCTGACGCCAGAGCCTCGGCTGTTGACGGACCCCGACATCAACGCGCAGCAGTGGGACGTGGAGGGCGTGGCCTTCTCGCCGAACGGCGCGCGCGTGGCCGCGGTCAGCCGCGACGGCTCGGTGCGCGTGTTCGACGCGACCAACGGCCAGGTGCAGGGCGTGTTCACCACGGAGGAGCCGCTGGTGTCCGTGGCCTTCCACCCGAGCGGCCGATGGCTCGCGATGGGCAGCGCGCAAGGGCTCGTCTCCGTCGTGTCGGTGCCGGAGCTGACGTTCGCCGCGGAGCTTCGCGCGCACGCAGGCCCGGTGAGCGCGCTCGCGTTCGCGCTGGACGGGACGCTGTACACGGGCGGCTGGGACAAGCACGTGCGCGCGTTCCGCTCGTCCGAGCAGCGCGTGCGGGCGGACCATGCGCGCACGCGCTTCGTGCGGCAGGGCGGCTTCGCGGTGGTGCAGGGCAGCATCCAGGGCAAGGCCCCGGTGGCGCTCGCGCTGGATGCGCGCGCTCCCGCGGTGCTGCTGACGACGGCGGCGGCGGGCGCGGCGGGCATCAACGTGGCAGCGCTCACCGACAGCCTCTCGGTGCCCGGCGCGCTGGGGACGACGGTGGCGCGGCTGGCGCATGGCCAGTCCCTGCGCTTCAAGTCCCTGGCGGTGGACAACGTGGATGTGGCCATCTGCGACGCGTGCGTGCCGCAGGGACTTCAGGGTGTCCTCGGCGCGCCCTTCACCGACCGGGTGGAGGTGAGCTTCGACGAGGCGGCGGATGAGGCGCTCCTGAGCTTGAAGGGCGGGGCGCCTTCGGACGCGGGCGCGGTGGCCACGCTGGTGCTGGAGCCTCGCTCGGACTTCTCCTACGAGGGGCACGTCAACGACGTCACCGTGGACGCGCGCGGTGCCCGTTTGGGCGTGGCCTTCAGCGAGGAGAAGGCGGAGCGCTCCCGCACGGTCTACGAGCGCGAGCGCAAGAACATCGAGGAGCCACGCGGCCCGTGGAACGCGGGCGCGCTGGTGGACGCGGCGACGGGGCAGGTGCTCCGCAAGTGGGAGCGCCACCACGGCGTGGTGTCCACGGCGGCCATCTCTCCGGATGGGCGCGCGCTGGCCTCGGGCGGTTGGGACAAGTCCGTGTACCTGTTCGCGGAGGGCCAGGACGCGCCGCTGGGCGAGCGGGCGTTTGGCTGGTCCGTGCGGCGGGTGCGCTTCAGTCCGGATGGGCAGTGGCTGGGCGTGGCGGCCTGGACGCCGCAGAAGGCCACCGGCAATCAGGAGAGTGACCCCGCGGCGGTGCTCACGGGGGTTCGCTACGTGGCGCCCACCGTGGAGCGTCGCGAGCCGCCCGTCGCGGCTCAGTAG
- a CDS encoding ABC transporter ATP-binding protein, which produces MAPRPSAHVYRRLLGYLRPYRGLLVAGTSASLVAAVATSGYAWLVGPLLRAVLTGAPVTVAGVALPMDALLKRLPLLVVAVALVKSTAQFLQGGLMQRLGQRVMADLRGFLYESLLAQPPAFFERRHSGELVARFTADVPLVEFSVTQALTSYVRDGLQILALLTTCFLIDGKLFLFTFVVVPLTVLPINRFARSLKKVVTRTQASLGALTAITAEQLQNLPVVQAYGTVPRALTRFDAEADEYLSEMRRSLFIRGAVSPTVELLGIVGVAVAVAWGARAVAVDPGLAGRLLSFMAAALLLYQPVKSLSGTLSQVLTGLAAAERLFSLADEPAPPDVGAEAAPLSRALELEGVRATYADGREALRGVDLTVPAGARVALVGASGAGKTTLFSVLLGFLSPSGGAVRWDGQSLAELKPSSVRAQLAWVPQEPVLFSGTVRHNLRLGRPEATDEALWEALRLAHAEDFVRQLPGGLDEPVGERGGRLSGGQRQRLALARAFLCRPSVLLLDEPTSALDAASEAAVSEGLAALMKGRTVLVIAHRLSTVRDADLIAVMEAGRIVEAGTHEELLARRGRYARLLGEGAVAA; this is translated from the coding sequence GTGGCTCCCCGTCCTTCCGCGCATGTCTATCGCCGGCTGCTCGGCTACCTGCGGCCCTATCGCGGGCTGCTGGTGGCGGGGACCTCGGCGTCGCTCGTGGCCGCCGTCGCCACCTCGGGTTACGCCTGGCTGGTGGGCCCCCTGCTGCGCGCGGTGCTGACCGGCGCGCCTGTCACGGTGGCGGGCGTGGCGCTCCCCATGGACGCGCTGCTCAAGCGACTTCCTTTGCTGGTGGTGGCGGTGGCCCTGGTGAAGTCCACGGCGCAGTTCCTCCAAGGAGGACTGATGCAGCGGCTGGGCCAGCGCGTCATGGCGGACCTGCGCGGCTTCCTCTACGAGAGCCTGCTCGCCCAGCCGCCCGCGTTCTTCGAGCGCCGGCACTCGGGGGAGCTGGTGGCGCGCTTCACCGCGGACGTGCCGCTGGTGGAGTTCTCCGTCACGCAGGCGCTCACGTCGTACGTGCGAGACGGGCTGCAAATCCTCGCCCTGCTGACGACGTGCTTCCTCATCGACGGGAAACTGTTTCTCTTCACCTTCGTGGTGGTGCCGCTGACGGTGCTGCCCATCAACCGCTTCGCCCGCTCGCTGAAGAAGGTCGTCACGCGCACGCAGGCGAGCCTGGGGGCGCTCACCGCCATCACCGCCGAGCAGCTCCAGAACCTGCCGGTGGTGCAGGCATACGGCACCGTGCCCCGCGCGCTCACCCGCTTCGACGCCGAGGCGGACGAGTACCTGTCCGAGATGCGCCGCTCGCTCTTCATCCGCGGCGCGGTGAGCCCCACGGTGGAGCTGCTGGGCATCGTGGGCGTGGCGGTGGCGGTGGCCTGGGGCGCGCGCGCGGTGGCGGTGGATCCAGGGCTGGCGGGGCGCTTGCTGTCCTTCATGGCCGCGGCGCTGCTCTTGTACCAGCCGGTGAAGTCGCTGAGCGGCACGCTGTCGCAGGTGCTCACGGGGCTCGCCGCCGCCGAGCGCCTCTTCTCTCTCGCGGATGAGCCCGCGCCACCGGACGTGGGCGCCGAGGCCGCGCCGCTCTCCCGCGCGCTCGAGCTTGAGGGCGTGCGGGCCACCTACGCGGATGGACGCGAGGCGCTGCGAGGTGTGGACCTGACGGTGCCCGCGGGCGCGCGCGTGGCGCTGGTGGGTGCCTCGGGGGCGGGCAAGACGACGCTGTTCTCCGTGCTGCTGGGCTTCCTCTCGCCGAGCGGCGGCGCGGTGCGCTGGGATGGACAGTCCTTGGCGGAGCTGAAGCCCTCCAGCGTGCGCGCGCAGCTCGCGTGGGTGCCGCAGGAGCCCGTGCTCTTCTCCGGCACCGTGCGCCACAACCTGCGGCTGGGCCGCCCCGAGGCCACGGACGAGGCGCTGTGGGAGGCCCTGCGGTTGGCGCACGCGGAGGACTTCGTGCGCCAGCTCCCCGGCGGACTGGACGAGCCCGTAGGTGAGCGCGGCGGACGGCTGTCCGGTGGACAGCGACAGCGGTTGGCCCTGGCGCGCGCCTTCCTCTGCCGGCCCTCGGTGCTGCTGTTGGATGAGCCCACCAGCGCGCTGGATGCGGCGAGCGAGGCCGCCGTGAGCGAGGGGCTCGCCGCGCTCATGAAGGGCCGCACCGTGCTCGTCATCGCGCACCGGCTGTCCACCGTGCGCGACGCGGACCTCATCGCGGTGATGGAGGCGGGTCGCATCGTCGAGGCGGGCACGCACGAGGAGCTGCTCGCCCGTCGAGGCCGCTACGCGCGGTTGCTCGGCGAAGGCGCCGTCGCCGCCTGA
- a CDS encoding NAD-binding oxidoreductase yields the protein MTDWHPAAIAARSPAADGLTDLVLDIGGTPLVGAHVRPGQYVRLRVPDHKEGLFAIASPPDPLGTRWEFLLKGGSPLADALIHIPVGTRVEASRPEGKGFPLEQARGRDVLLFATGSGISAIRPLIASLRQERGAYGRVTLYFGARTPSAFAYSDELHEWEAGHVRVVRTVSQPGVSGWQGLTGYVQAHLGEEPLQDAIAFVCGQSEMVQGVMAQLRERGVPRSAIFLNY from the coding sequence ATGACCGACTGGCACCCGGCAGCCATCGCCGCCCGCTCGCCCGCCGCGGATGGCCTCACCGACCTCGTCCTCGACATTGGCGGTACCCCGCTCGTGGGCGCGCATGTCCGGCCCGGTCAGTACGTGCGGTTGCGGGTGCCCGACCACAAGGAGGGGCTCTTCGCCATCGCCTCTCCGCCCGACCCCCTCGGCACCCGCTGGGAGTTCCTCCTCAAGGGGGGCAGCCCCCTGGCCGACGCCCTCATCCACATTCCCGTGGGCACGCGGGTGGAGGCGTCCCGCCCCGAGGGCAAGGGCTTCCCGCTGGAGCAGGCCCGAGGGCGCGACGTGCTCCTGTTCGCCACGGGCTCGGGCATCTCCGCCATCCGCCCCCTCATCGCCAGCCTGCGCCAGGAGCGCGGCGCCTACGGTCGGGTGACGCTCTACTTCGGCGCGCGCACCCCCAGCGCCTTCGCCTACTCGGACGAGTTGCACGAGTGGGAGGCGGGCCACGTGCGCGTGGTGCGCACCGTGAGCCAGCCCGGGGTCAGCGGCTGGCAGGGCCTCACCGGCTACGTCCAGGCCCACCTGGGCGAGGAGCCCCTCCAGGACGCCATCGCCTTCGTCTGCGGACAGTCGGAGATGGTGCAGGGAGTCATGGCGCAGCTCCGGGAGCGAGGCGTCCCCCGGAGCGCCATCTTCCTCAACTACTGA
- a CDS encoding transglycosylase domain-containing protein: protein MKTVFWILMFLVGLTGVVVPLTYLYTASKLPPLENETDVEKQLRHSIEDERMSVAVGLVDRGNKPLTFAKPDFSRLPKDLVALYIRQMECPTYFQTPREDGRAWAWRLFAGVALGARPPGDGACERLLAVRIARALGIKDNLELAVAAHRLHSFLQKDQLIAYDLAIIRFERGIVGVEDVAQKIFGQPLADLSLSELAELQLALPPYGFYTDLKQCKNATLIRQNRDLLLRDLAGWQLVSEDRARNAIAEPVACLTTK, encoded by the coding sequence GTGAAGACCGTGTTCTGGATCCTCATGTTCCTCGTCGGGTTGACCGGCGTGGTGGTGCCACTGACGTACCTCTACACGGCGAGCAAGCTGCCGCCGCTGGAGAACGAGACGGACGTCGAGAAGCAGCTGCGCCACAGCATCGAGGACGAGCGGATGAGCGTCGCGGTCGGGCTGGTCGACCGAGGCAACAAGCCGTTGACGTTCGCCAAGCCGGACTTCTCGCGGTTGCCGAAGGACCTGGTGGCGCTCTACATCCGGCAGATGGAGTGCCCCACGTACTTCCAGACCCCGCGCGAGGACGGGCGGGCCTGGGCGTGGCGCCTGTTCGCGGGCGTGGCCTTGGGCGCACGTCCGCCCGGGGATGGCGCGTGCGAGCGCCTGCTGGCGGTGCGCATCGCGCGGGCGCTCGGCATCAAGGACAACCTGGAGCTGGCGGTGGCGGCGCACCGGCTCCACAGCTTCCTGCAGAAGGACCAGCTCATCGCCTATGACCTGGCCATCATCCGCTTCGAGCGCGGCATCGTCGGCGTGGAGGACGTGGCGCAGAAGATTTTCGGTCAGCCGCTCGCGGACCTGTCGCTGTCCGAGCTGGCGGAGCTTCAGCTCGCGCTGCCGCCCTACGGCTTCTATACCGACCTGAAGCAGTGCAAGAACGCCACGCTCATCCGGCAGAACCGCGACTTGTTGCTGCGTGACCTCGCGGGTTGGCAACTCGTCAGCGAGGACCGCGCTCGCAATGCCATCGCCGAGCCGGTGGCCTGCCTGACGACGAAGTAG
- a CDS encoding pilus assembly protein, which produces MPGHRILRLRRGQALVLFALTLLLMALMVLMTLGFGMRAKERVEIQMAADAAAYSEAVSVARTFNAIAVMNRAQVAHMVAMAGTQAMISKSGQVYAAHQVACPGDVLEAAWFAADKAAAAQTRALQGQAGSLYSASLTLYSKLLTEQLGAQKLAARIAREANAELQAPAEGAAKSLMEVNGDGPVPEESEVMQGQKTGTSPGGGCGAVSGAVCPAGGSTRPSLHATMGSLGWTWVHNRAGGSAGFGSGNAASSAAFRHYNSPAGMDPSRYGTVSGRNSWGHDHATVVIPTRCINPPKPPVVPVTGAWVMSDERQTREDQHVYGARAPPGQQPENAEEMGDRHTLGTCVVCPGIWPFAMGYNTTALGAGGGNQYGQPKLYSILFRDYASDSRRKHPDPWNLYFRFHFTEQSDTEFDNASPLGRIQPTGREEVPRNQVALAAGIAYYHRPRPASAGGGWREPPNFLNPFWRATLVSAEGSDDDKPAESLSTAGFTDHAAALRQLDAAGYRGGSRRGGRY; this is translated from the coding sequence ATGCCCGGTCACCGGATTCTGAGGCTCCGTCGGGGACAAGCGCTGGTGCTCTTCGCGCTGACGCTGCTCCTCATGGCGTTGATGGTGCTGATGACGCTGGGCTTCGGCATGCGCGCCAAGGAGCGCGTCGAAATCCAGATGGCGGCGGACGCGGCCGCGTACAGCGAGGCCGTGTCGGTGGCGCGCACCTTCAACGCCATCGCGGTGATGAACCGCGCCCAGGTCGCGCACATGGTGGCGATGGCCGGCACGCAGGCCATGATCAGCAAGAGCGGCCAGGTGTACGCGGCGCACCAGGTCGCGTGCCCGGGTGACGTGCTCGAGGCCGCGTGGTTCGCGGCGGACAAGGCCGCCGCCGCCCAGACGCGCGCGCTCCAAGGCCAAGCGGGCTCGCTCTACAGCGCCTCGCTGACGCTCTACTCGAAGCTGCTCACCGAGCAGTTGGGAGCTCAGAAGCTGGCCGCGCGCATCGCCCGCGAGGCGAACGCGGAGCTGCAGGCCCCGGCCGAGGGCGCCGCCAAGAGCCTGATGGAGGTCAACGGCGACGGCCCCGTGCCCGAGGAGTCCGAGGTCATGCAGGGCCAGAAGACCGGCACGTCGCCCGGTGGCGGCTGTGGCGCTGTTTCTGGCGCGGTGTGTCCGGCCGGTGGCAGCACGCGGCCCTCGCTGCACGCGACCATGGGCAGCCTGGGGTGGACGTGGGTGCACAACCGCGCGGGCGGCTCGGCGGGGTTCGGCTCGGGCAACGCGGCTTCGTCCGCGGCCTTCCGGCACTACAACAGCCCGGCTGGCATGGATCCATCTCGCTACGGCACGGTGTCGGGACGCAACTCGTGGGGCCATGACCACGCGACCGTGGTGATCCCCACGCGTTGCATCAACCCGCCCAAGCCGCCGGTGGTGCCGGTGACGGGCGCGTGGGTGATGTCCGACGAGCGCCAGACGCGCGAGGACCAGCACGTGTACGGCGCGCGCGCGCCTCCGGGCCAGCAGCCCGAGAACGCGGAGGAGATGGGGGACCGCCACACGCTGGGCACCTGCGTGGTGTGCCCGGGCATCTGGCCGTTCGCCATGGGCTACAACACCACGGCGCTCGGAGCGGGCGGGGGCAACCAGTACGGGCAGCCCAAGCTGTACTCCATCCTGTTCCGCGACTACGCGAGCGACTCGCGCCGCAAGCACCCGGACCCCTGGAACCTCTACTTCCGCTTCCACTTCACCGAGCAGAGCGACACCGAGTTCGACAACGCGAGCCCACTGGGCCGCATCCAGCCCACGGGCCGCGAAGAGGTGCCGCGCAACCAGGTGGCCCTCGCGGCGGGCATCGCCTACTACCACCGGCCCCGGCCCGCTTCGGCGGGGGGCGGTTGGCGCGAGCCGCCCAACTTCCTCAACCCCTTCTGGCGCGCCACGCTGGTGAGCGCCGAGGGCTCCGACGACGACAAGCCCGCGGAGAGCCTCTCCACCGCGGGCTTCACCGACCACGCCGCGGCCCTGCGTCAGTTGGACGCCGCGGGCTACCGGGGCGGCAGTCGGCGCGGCGGAAGGTACTGA
- the dnaJ gene encoding molecular chaperone DnaJ — protein MAAAAGQKRDYYEVLGVQKTVSAQELKSAFRKVALQYHPDRNPGNKDAEDKFKEASEAYEVLSDAERRAKYDRFGHAGNPFEGAGGGFQGVNINDIFGEIFGDIFGGARGAGGRRQTSRGADLRYNLEISFEEAAFGCKPKVTIPRPKKCDTCSGSGSKSGAGARTCASCGGSGELRYTQGFFAVSRPCGDCGGAGTTIQDPCARCRGSGKIPSDEVIEVAIPGGVDNGTRVRLAGMGEPGDRGGPPGDLYVTVIVREHPLFQREEYEVFCEVPISFTHAALGAKIDVPTLDGKVKMTIPAGTQSGKVFRLRGKGIPHLHSQQRGDQHVRVVVETPTELSSKQRELLERFAELAGEESHPQSKSFFAKVKELFG, from the coding sequence ATGGCAGCGGCCGCGGGGCAGAAGCGCGACTACTACGAGGTCCTGGGCGTCCAGAAGACCGTGTCGGCGCAGGAACTCAAGAGCGCGTTCCGCAAGGTCGCGCTGCAGTACCACCCGGATCGCAACCCGGGGAACAAGGACGCCGAGGACAAGTTCAAGGAAGCCTCCGAGGCCTACGAGGTCCTGAGCGACGCGGAGCGGCGCGCGAAGTACGACCGCTTCGGCCACGCCGGCAACCCGTTCGAGGGCGCGGGCGGCGGCTTCCAGGGCGTCAACATCAACGACATCTTCGGGGAAATCTTCGGAGACATCTTCGGGGGCGCGCGCGGCGCTGGCGGCCGGCGGCAGACGAGCCGGGGCGCGGACCTGCGCTACAACCTGGAGATCTCCTTCGAGGAGGCGGCCTTCGGCTGCAAGCCCAAGGTCACCATCCCCCGGCCCAAGAAGTGCGACACGTGCTCGGGCTCGGGCAGCAAGAGCGGCGCGGGGGCTCGGACGTGCGCCTCGTGCGGCGGCAGCGGCGAGCTGCGCTACACGCAGGGTTTCTTCGCCGTGTCGCGTCCGTGCGGTGACTGCGGCGGCGCGGGCACCACCATCCAGGACCCGTGCGCGCGCTGCCGTGGCTCGGGCAAGATTCCCTCGGACGAGGTCATCGAGGTGGCCATCCCGGGCGGCGTGGACAACGGCACGCGCGTGCGCCTGGCGGGCATGGGCGAGCCTGGAGACCGAGGCGGGCCTCCCGGCGACCTGTACGTGACGGTCATCGTCCGCGAGCACCCGCTCTTCCAGCGCGAGGAGTACGAGGTCTTCTGCGAGGTGCCCATCTCGTTCACGCATGCGGCGCTCGGCGCGAAGATCGACGTGCCCACGCTCGACGGGAAGGTGAAGATGACCATCCCCGCGGGCACGCAGTCCGGCAAGGTGTTCCGCCTGCGCGGCAAGGGCATCCCGCATCTGCACAGCCAGCAGCGGGGCGACCAGCACGTGCGCGTGGTGGTGGAGACGCCCACGGAGCTGTCCTCGAAGCAGCGCGAGCTGCTGGAGCGCTTCGCGGAGCTGGCGGGCGAAGAGAGCCACCCGCAGTCCAAGAGCTTCTTCGCCAAGGTGAAGGAGCTGTTCGGCTAG
- a CDS encoding outer membrane beta-barrel protein: protein MRAGIGLGLCVALLAGEALGASPGASARNAGYIDWRGPYFLFGAGVEGYTGKLAPNLNPGLTYGVLVGYRATNLLGVEVGYSGGINDVQGSRGNGGPDIVRNGAQAAFTVAITSTRLQPFGYAGIGVERYSVRHGFSFQFIDDTGGYAPLGAGLRYQLTPSLTAEFRGGFSFLFGQDFALVPGQEALDGRYHALLQLGGSY, encoded by the coding sequence ATGAGGGCGGGCATCGGACTGGGGCTGTGTGTCGCGCTGCTGGCGGGCGAGGCGCTGGGCGCGTCGCCAGGCGCCTCGGCCCGGAACGCCGGCTACATCGACTGGAGAGGGCCCTACTTCCTCTTCGGCGCCGGAGTGGAGGGCTACACCGGAAAGCTGGCCCCCAACCTCAACCCCGGGCTCACCTACGGCGTGCTCGTGGGCTACCGCGCCACGAACCTGCTGGGCGTGGAGGTGGGCTACAGCGGCGGCATCAACGACGTGCAGGGCTCGCGCGGCAACGGCGGCCCGGACATCGTGCGCAACGGCGCGCAGGCCGCGTTCACCGTGGCCATCACCTCCACGCGGCTCCAGCCCTTCGGCTACGCGGGCATCGGCGTGGAGCGCTACTCCGTGCGCCACGGCTTCTCGTTCCAGTTCATCGACGACACGGGCGGCTACGCGCCCCTCGGTGCCGGCCTGCGCTACCAGCTCACTCCGTCACTCACCGCCGAGTTTCGCGGCGGCTTCAGCTTCCTGTTCGGCCAGGACTTCGCCTTGGTCCCTGGACAGGAGGCGCTGGACGGGCGCTACCACGCGCTGTTGCAACTGGGTGGCAGCTACTGA